ACTGGTGACCGCTCAGAACGTATTCGTACTTATAATTTCCCTCAAAACCGTGTCACAGACCACCGTATCGGCTTGACCCTCCAAAAACTAGATACCATTTTGTCTGGAAAATTGGATGAAGTTGTGGATGCCTTGGTTCTTTATGACCAAACACAAAAATTAGAAGAATTAAACAATTAATGAAATTAGCTCAATTATTTTCAGATTTTGAAGAAGAGTTGATCAGACAAGGAGAGGAAGCAGAAAGCCTCTCTTTTGTCTATCGTAGCTTAAAAAATCTCTCATTTACGGACTTTGTCTTTGCCCTCCAGCAAGAAGTAACAGAGGGAGAAAAACAATTTGTAGAAGAAATTTTCCAGCAGCTAGTAGCTCACAAACCAGCTCAGTATATCATCGGACAGGCAGATTTCTTTGGAATGCAGTTAAAAGTGGATGAGCGGGTTTTGATTCCTCGTCCAGAAACAGAAGAGTTGGTGGAACTCATCCTAGCTGAAAATCCTAAAGAAAATCTCAAGAACTTGGATATTGGTACTGGAAGTGGTGCCATAGCCCTCGCACTAGCAAAAAACAGACCAGATTGGTCAGTGACAGCAGCAGATATTTCACAAGACGCCTTAGAGCTTGCATCAGAGAATGCTAAAAATCAAAATCTTAATATATTTTTTAAAAAATCTGATTGTTTTGCAGAAATTTCTGAAAAATATGATATAATTGTATCCAATCCACCCTATATCTCTCGTGAAGATGAGTCAGAGGTCGGTTTGAATGTTTTGCATTCGGAGCCTCATCTAGCTCTCTTTGCAGATGAGGATGGCCTAGCTATTTACCGCAGAATTGCGGAAGATGCAAAAGACTATCTCACAGATGGTGGTAAGATTTACCTTGAAATTGGATACAAGCAAGGTCAAAGTGTTCCTGCGCTTTTTAAGAAACATTTTCCTGAAAAACGAGTACGAACACTCAAAGACCAATTTGGTCAAGATAGGATGGTTGTAGTTGATGATGGACAGGATTAGACAAGAGTTGGAAAAGGGCGGAGCTGTCATTCTGCCTACAGAGACGGTTTACGGTCTTTTTGCTAAGGCCTTAGATGAAAAAGCTGTCGACCATGTTTACCAACTCAAACGTCGTCCTAGAGATAAGGCGCTCAATCTTAATGTTTCTTCTCTAGAGGACATCTTGCACTTCTCAAAGAATCAGCCAACTTATCTCCAAAAGCTTGTAGAGACCTTTTTACCGGGTCCCTTGACCATTATCCTCGAAGCCAATGACAGAGTTCCCTTTTGGGTCAATTCTGGACTTGCAACGGTGGGATTTCGGATGCCGAATCACCCCATTACACTGGATTTGATTCGAGAGACAGGTCCTTTGATTGGGCCATCCGCCAATATTTCAGGTCAGGCAAGTGGAGTGACCTTTGCTCAAATTCTACAAGATTTTGACCAAGAGGTTTTGGGTCTGGAAGACGACACTTTTCTAACTGGACAGGATTCGACGATTTTGGATTTGTCTGGAGACAAGGTGAAAATCTTACGCCAGGGGGCGATTAAGCGAGAAGATATTCTTGCTCGGTTGCCAGAGATTTCTTTTGAGGAGGAATGAGATGCTAAGAAATTTGCAAGAAACAGATGTGAATGTTATATGTGAGATTAACAAAGAGGCTTTGGGTTATTCTTTTAGTCCAGAGGACACAGCTAGTCAACTAGCTAGACTGTCTCAGGACTCCCATCATTTCCTACTTGGCTATGAGGATGCAGCTAGTCATATCCTACTTGGATATGTCCATGCTGAAGTTTATGAATCCCTCTATTCCAAAGCAGGATTTAATATCTTAGGCTTAGCGGTTTCACCTCAAGCACAAGGGCAAGGTATTGGTAAAAGCTTACTACAAGGGTTGGATCAAGAAGCAAAAAGACGGGGTTATGGGTTTATCCGCTTAAACTCTGCCGATCATCGTCTGGGAGCTCATGCATTTTATGAAAAAGTTGGTTATACTTGTGATAAAGTGCAGAAACGGTTTATTCGCATCTTTTAGTTTCTTTTCTTATTGGAAAAAAACTAAAGGACCAGTCACACTATAAAGGAGAAGACCTATGATTTTTGACAAAGACGATTTTAAAGCATACGATGCTGATCTCTGGAATGCTATTGCCAAAGAAGAAGAACGCCAGCAAAACAATATCGAGTTGATTGCTTCGGAAAACGTGGTTTCCAAGGCTGTTATGGCAGCTCAAGGGTCTATCTTGACAAACAAATATGCCGAGGGGTACCCAGGACGCCGTTATTATGGTGGAACTGATGTAGTAGACGTGGTAGAAACTCTAGCTATTGAACGTGCAAAAGAAATTTTCGGTGCTAAATTCGCCAATGTCCAACCTCACTCAGGAAGCCAAGCTAACTGTGCGGCTTACATGGCCTTGATTGAGCCAGGTGATACCGTTATGGGGATGGATTTGGCAGCAGGTGGACACTTGACCCACGGAGCTCCAGTTAGCTTCTCTGGTCAAACATACAACTTTGTTTCTTACAGTGTGGATCCTGAAACGGAACTCTTGGACTTTGATGCTATCTTGAAACAAGCCCAAGAAGTAAAACCAAAACTAATCGTAGCAGGTGCTTCAGCCTATTCTCAAATTATCGACTTCTCAAAATTCCGTGAAATCGCAGATGCTGTTGGGGCTAAGCTCATGGTGGACATGGCTCATATCGCTGGTTTGGTGGCAGCCGGACTTCACCCAAGCCCAGTGCCATACGCTCATATCACTACAACAACGACCCACAAAACCCTTCGTGGACCACGCGGTGGTTTGATTTTGACTAATGACGAAGAACTTGCTAAGAAAATCAATTCAGCTATTTTCCCAGGTATTCAGGGTGGTCCTTTGGAGCATGTTGTGGCAGCTAAAGCTGTTTCTTTCAAAGAAGTTTTGGATCCAGCCTTCAAGGAATATGCTGCCAATGTTATCAAGAACAGCAAGACTATGGCAGATGTCTTCTTGCAAGACCCTGATTTTCGTATCATTTCTGGAGGAACTGAAAACCACCTCTTTCTAGTGGATGTGACTAAGGTTGTAGAAAACGGAAAAGTTGCTCAAAACTTGCTGGATGAAGTCAATATTACCCTAAATAAAAACTCAATTCCTTACGAAACCTTGTCACCATTCAAGACAAGTGGTATTCGTATTGGAGCAGCAGCCATTACTGCACGTGGATTTGGTGAAGAAGAAAGTCGCAAAGTGGCTGAACTCATCATTAAAACTCTTAAAAATGCAGAAAATGAGGCTGTTTTAGAAGAAGTGAGAAGCGCAGTCAAAGAATTGACAGATGCCTTCCCATTATACGAGGACTAATACTTTTATGGACATTTATATTAAGAAAGCTATTATCCATCAGTTCAGCCCAGATGATACCGAGCTGTTCTTAGCGGATAAGTTTCTCAATATCACTCCAAAAATCGAAGAATACCTACGCAAAAAAATCGAACGCGTGTATTCAGATGAAGCCAAGACTGGGATTTTCGAAGAAGAAAATCCCTTCTTCAATCACATCACAGACGATTTGTTGGAGACATCAGTAACACTGGCTAATCTTTGGAAAGAGGAATTCAGTATTTCTGAAAACCTCAAGACCAATGACTTGGTTTTTGTTGAGTTTTCTAAAGAAGGTGTAGAGCATTTCGCTTTCTTACGAATTGCCCTGCGGGAAACCTTGACCCACCTTGGGGGAGAAGTTGATAATCCAATCAAGCTAACTCAGAATAACTTGCCTGGATTTGGAACGGGGGCTGATGAGGCCTTGGTGGTCAATCTTCAAAGTCGCAAGTACCATCTGATTGAAAAACGAATCAAGTACAATGGGACTTTTTTGAACTACTTTTCAGAAAATCTCCTAGCTGTTGCCCCTAAGATTTCGCCAAAAAAATCCATCAAGGAATTGGAAAAAACGGCTCAGAGAATTGCAGAGTCCTTTAACACAGATGATTTTCAGTTTCAATCCAAGGTCAAATCAGCGATTTTCAACAATCTTGAAGAAAGCAATGAATTGTCGCCTGAAAAATTGGCTAACGACCTTTTTGATAACAACCTGACAGCTCGTCTAAGTTTTATAGACCAAGTCAAGGAAGCTGTACCAGAACCAGTCCAGTTTGATGAAATTGATGCCAGTCGTCAGCTCAAGAAATTTGAAAACCAAAAACTTTCCTTGTCAAACGGAATCGAACTCATCGTTCCAAATAATGTCTACCAGGATGCCGAGTCTGTTGAGTTTATCCAAAATGACAATGGAACCTATTCTATCTTAATCAAAAATATTGAGGATATTCAAAGTAAATAATGTTTAAATTTATAAGAAGAATGCTAGTGCTAGCAGTCCTTCTTTTTGCTGGATACAAAGCCTATCACATTCGTCAGGATGTAAAGCAAGTCATGACCTACCAACCTATGGTTCGGGAAATCCTTAGTGAAAGAGATACACCAGCCAATGAAGAATTAGTGCTTGCCATGATTTATACCGAAACGAAAGGAAAAGAGCGGGATGTCATGCAGTCTAGTGAATCTGCTAGTGGTACTACCAATACCATTGATGATGATGCCGCAAGTATTCGACAAGGAATTCAAACTCTAACAGATAACCTTTATCTTGCACAAAACAAAGGAGTGGATGTATGGACAGCCGTTCAAGCCTATAATTTTGGACCTGCCTATATAGACTTTATCGCTCAGAATGGCAAGGAAAATACACTAGCATTAGCCAAGCGTTATTCCCGAGAAACGGTCGCTCCTATCCTTGGAAATACCACTGGGAAGACCTACACCTACATCAACCCAATTTCTATCTTTCATGGTGCAGAACTCTATGAAAATGGTGGAAATTATTACTATTCGAGACAGGTACGCTTTAACTTTTACATCATGAAATTCTTTAATTTCTTTTAAGCATCTGGTTTTACCAGGTGTTTTTCACTATAAGCTTTCTTTAAGATTGATTTATTACCCTAGAAAGGTAAAGGAGGGAATATCCCATGAGAAAAAAATTCTTTCTAACAAGTGCTGCAGTTTTGTGGGCTGTAACAGCTATGACAAGCGTCCACGCAGCAACTGATGTTCAAAAAGTAATCGATGAAACCTATGTACAGCCTGAATATGTGCTTGGTTCTTCTCTATCTGAGGACCAGAAAAACAAAACCCTTAGCAAACTTGGCTATGACGCATCAAAAGACACCAAGGATATCAAAACTATGACACCTGATATCTATTCGAAAATTATGAATGTGGCTAATGATGCTAGCCTACAACTCTATTCGTCGGCTAAAATTCAAAAGCTGGGTGACAAATCACCTCTAGAGGTCAAGATTGAAACGCCTGAAAATATCACCAAGGTGACGCAGGATATGTACCGTAATGCAGCAGTGACCCTGGGAGTTGAGCATGCAAAAATCACAGTTGCAGCTCCTATTCCCGTTACTGGTGAGAGTGCCCTAGCAGGGATTTACTACTCGTTAGAGGCCAATGGTGCTAAAGTACCACAAGCCAATAAAGACTTGGCTCAAGAAGAGTTAAAAGCCTTATCTGATATCAATGCTGAAAACAAGGACAAGTCAGGCTACGATGCCAATAAACTCAATGTGGCTTTGGCAGATATCAAGGCAGGAATCGCAAAGGCAAAAGAAGCCAAAGGAAATCTGACAGAAGAAGATGTCCGCAAAATCGTTGAAGACACGCTAAAAAACTACAAACTTGATCAGGTTATAACAGGAAACCAGGTCAACATCATCATCAATTTTGCACTTAACCTCTCGAAGAGTGACATCTTGAATAATGCTGATTTCACTAAAACCCTAAAAGACCTCAAGGAAAGCATTGTTTCCCAAGCTGGAGATAGCTTTAAAAATATCAACCTCAACTTTGATGCCAATAAAGCGCTAGAAGACGGGGGCAACTTCTTTAGCTCCCTTTGGCAAGCCATTGTCAACTTTTTCAAGAGTTTTGGTGCTTAGGTCATTTCATGATATAATAGATGGTAACAGAAATGTTGCCGTCTTTTTTGTCGGCCGATAGAAAGTGAAAAATATGTTAAAGAAAAATGATATTGTAGAAGTTGAAATTGTTGATTTGACCCATGAAGGTTCTGGGGTGGCCAAGGTAGAAGGTTTGGTTTTCTTTGTAGAAAATGCTCTACCAACTGAGAAAATCCTCATGCGTGTCCTTAAAGTCAATAAAAAGATTGGCTTTGGGAAGGTTGAAAAATACCTCGTTCAGTCACCTCATCGTAACCAAGACCTTGACCTAGCTTATCTACGCTCAGGTATCGCTGATTTGGGACATCTTGCCTATCCCGAGCAGCTCAAGTTTAAAAGCAAGCAAGTCAAAGACAGTCTCTACAAGATTGCTGGTATTATAGATGTAGATGTTGCTGAAACGCTTGGTATGGAAAATCCTGTCAAGTATCGTAACAAGGCTCAGGTACCTGTTCGTCGAGTGAATGGTGTCTTGGAAACTGGTTTTTTCCGTAAGAATTCGCACGACCTCATGCCTCTTGAAGATTTCTTTATCCAGGATCCTGTTATTGACCAAGTCGTAGTAGTTCTACGCGATTTGCTTCGTCGTTTTGATTTAAAACCTTATGACGAAAAGGAACAGTCTGGCTTGATTCGGAACCTTGTGGTGCGTCGTGGCCATTATTCAGGACAAATCATGGTTATTTTGGTAACTACTCGTCCTAAAGTTTTCCGTGTGGAACAATTGATTGACCAACTAATCAAGCAGTTTCCAGAGATTGTGTCTGTCATGCAAAATATCAATGACCGAAATACCAATGCGATTTTTGGTAAGGAGTGGAAGACTCTTTATGGTCAAGACTATATTACGGACCAGATGTTGGGAAATGACTTCCAAATCGCTGGCCCAGCCTTTTACCAGGTCAATACTGAAATGGCAGAGAAACTTTATCAAACAGCTATTGACTTTGCAGGATTAAAAGCAGATGATGTGGTTATCGATGCCTATTCAGGGATTGGAACGATTGGATTATCCGTTGCAAAGCATGTTAAAGAAGTCTACGGTGTTGAAGTGATTGCAGAAGCAGTCGAGAATAGCAAAAAGAATGCCCGACTAAACAATATCTCAAACGCCCACTATGTCTGTGACACAGCTGAAAATGCTATGAAGTATTGGCTCAAGGAAGGTATTCAACCAACTGTTATCTTGGTTGACCCACCACGCAAGGGTTTGACCGAAAGCTTTATCAAAGCAAGCGCTCAAACAGGAGCAGACCGCA
This genomic stretch from Streptococcus sp. 1643 harbors:
- the prmC gene encoding peptide chain release factor N(5)-glutamine methyltransferase, which encodes MKLAQLFSDFEEELIRQGEEAESLSFVYRSLKNLSFTDFVFALQQEVTEGEKQFVEEIFQQLVAHKPAQYIIGQADFFGMQLKVDERVLIPRPETEELVELILAENPKENLKNLDIGTGSGAIALALAKNRPDWSVTAADISQDALELASENAKNQNLNIFFKKSDCFAEISEKYDIIVSNPPYISREDESEVGLNVLHSEPHLALFADEDGLAIYRRIAEDAKDYLTDGGKIYLEIGYKQGQSVPALFKKHFPEKRVRTLKDQFGQDRMVVVDDGQD
- a CDS encoding L-threonylcarbamoyladenylate synthase, whose protein sequence is MMDRIRQELEKGGAVILPTETVYGLFAKALDEKAVDHVYQLKRRPRDKALNLNVSSLEDILHFSKNQPTYLQKLVETFLPGPLTIILEANDRVPFWVNSGLATVGFRMPNHPITLDLIRETGPLIGPSANISGQASGVTFAQILQDFDQEVLGLEDDTFLTGQDSTILDLSGDKVKILRQGAIKREDILARLPEISFEEE
- a CDS encoding GNAT family N-acetyltransferase codes for the protein MLRNLQETDVNVICEINKEALGYSFSPEDTASQLARLSQDSHHFLLGYEDAASHILLGYVHAEVYESLYSKAGFNILGLAVSPQAQGQGIGKSLLQGLDQEAKRRGYGFIRLNSADHRLGAHAFYEKVGYTCDKVQKRFIRIF
- the glyA gene encoding serine hydroxymethyltransferase; translated protein: MIFDKDDFKAYDADLWNAIAKEEERQQNNIELIASENVVSKAVMAAQGSILTNKYAEGYPGRRYYGGTDVVDVVETLAIERAKEIFGAKFANVQPHSGSQANCAAYMALIEPGDTVMGMDLAAGGHLTHGAPVSFSGQTYNFVSYSVDPETELLDFDAILKQAQEVKPKLIVAGASAYSQIIDFSKFREIADAVGAKLMVDMAHIAGLVAAGLHPSPVPYAHITTTTTHKTLRGPRGGLILTNDEELAKKINSAIFPGIQGGPLEHVVAAKAVSFKEVLDPAFKEYAANVIKNSKTMADVFLQDPDFRIISGGTENHLFLVDVTKVVENGKVAQNLLDEVNITLNKNSIPYETLSPFKTSGIRIGAAAITARGFGEEESRKVAELIIKTLKNAENEAVLEEVRSAVKELTDAFPLYED
- a CDS encoding nucleoid-associated protein, which encodes MDIYIKKAIIHQFSPDDTELFLADKFLNITPKIEEYLRKKIERVYSDEAKTGIFEEENPFFNHITDDLLETSVTLANLWKEEFSISENLKTNDLVFVEFSKEGVEHFAFLRIALRETLTHLGGEVDNPIKLTQNNLPGFGTGADEALVVNLQSRKYHLIEKRIKYNGTFLNYFSENLLAVAPKISPKKSIKELEKTAQRIAESFNTDDFQFQSKVKSAIFNNLEESNELSPEKLANDLFDNNLTARLSFIDQVKEAVPEPVQFDEIDASRQLKKFENQKLSLSNGIELIVPNNVYQDAESVEFIQNDNGTYSILIKNIEDIQSK
- a CDS encoding lysozyme family protein gives rise to the protein MFKFIRRMLVLAVLLFAGYKAYHIRQDVKQVMTYQPMVREILSERDTPANEELVLAMIYTETKGKERDVMQSSESASGTTNTIDDDAASIRQGIQTLTDNLYLAQNKGVDVWTAVQAYNFGPAYIDFIAQNGKENTLALAKRYSRETVAPILGNTTGKTYTYINPISIFHGAELYENGGNYYYSRQVRFNFYIMKFFNFF
- a CDS encoding DUF1002 domain-containing protein encodes the protein MRKKFFLTSAAVLWAVTAMTSVHAATDVQKVIDETYVQPEYVLGSSLSEDQKNKTLSKLGYDASKDTKDIKTMTPDIYSKIMNVANDASLQLYSSAKIQKLGDKSPLEVKIETPENITKVTQDMYRNAAVTLGVEHAKITVAAPIPVTGESALAGIYYSLEANGAKVPQANKDLAQEELKALSDINAENKDKSGYDANKLNVALADIKAGIAKAKEAKGNLTEEDVRKIVEDTLKNYKLDQVITGNQVNIIINFALNLSKSDILNNADFTKTLKDLKESIVSQAGDSFKNINLNFDANKALEDGGNFFSSLWQAIVNFFKSFGA
- the rlmD gene encoding 23S rRNA (uracil(1939)-C(5))-methyltransferase RlmD — protein: MLKKNDIVEVEIVDLTHEGSGVAKVEGLVFFVENALPTEKILMRVLKVNKKIGFGKVEKYLVQSPHRNQDLDLAYLRSGIADLGHLAYPEQLKFKSKQVKDSLYKIAGIIDVDVAETLGMENPVKYRNKAQVPVRRVNGVLETGFFRKNSHDLMPLEDFFIQDPVIDQVVVVLRDLLRRFDLKPYDEKEQSGLIRNLVVRRGHYSGQIMVILVTTRPKVFRVEQLIDQLIKQFPEIVSVMQNINDRNTNAIFGKEWKTLYGQDYITDQMLGNDFQIAGPAFYQVNTEMAEKLYQTAIDFAGLKADDVVIDAYSGIGTIGLSVAKHVKEVYGVEVIAEAVENSKKNARLNNISNAHYVCDTAENAMKYWLKEGIQPTVILVDPPRKGLTESFIKASAQTGADRIAYISCNVATMARDIKLYQELGYELKKVQPVDLFPQTHHVEAVSLLVKE